AACCGTCATCATATGACATTATACAAAATATCAATCTTTCAACCAACGCCCTGAATTCACTGGTAGGCTGGCCAAAATAAATAGGAGAACCAATAATCAATGCATCTGAATCAAATATCTTTTCAATCAAAGGTGATAAGTCATCTTTCCAATAACATTTGCCTTTAGTTTTATCTTTTCTTTTACATATAAGGCAGCTTCTGCAACCCTTAAACACCAAATCATATAAATTCACATATTCAACTTCAGAACCAACAGATTCAGCACCTTTACGTGCTGCATCCAAAACTTCAGCAGTATTCCACTTTTTTCTTGGACTTGCATTAATTATAATAGTTTTCAAAAAACCACCTATTTACTTAATTCAGCGCCAATTTTAAAAGCAGATTTCAAATCAACTGGGAATTGTTTTTCATGATTTAATTTTTTATCTTCCTCATCAAATGCAGACATTGCATATTTGGAATAATCTTTAACCTGCAATGTGTTAAATACCGGGTAAATTTTAACTTCCCCGTTTAACATTTTAAATACTTCTGATGAACTTTCGAGATATTGCTCCATCATAGTTTCATAATAATCTTCAGGAGCATTCATTGTGAAAAATAAACCTACATTAACCTTACCTTCATAATAAGAACCGAAACCATCATATGACAATATACAAAATATCAATCTTTCCATCAAAGCACGATAATGACTTGTTGGTTCATTGAAATATATCGGAGAACCTATAAGTAATGTATCGGCATCTAAAATTTTTTCAATTAATGGAGATACATCATCTTTCCAGTAACATTTACAACGGTCCTTACCTTCTCTTTTACAAACAAGGCAACTCATACATCCATGTAACTCCAATTTATATAAATCAATGTATTCAACTTCAGCACCAGCAGATTCAGCACCTTTTGCAGCTTCCATCATTACCTGAGCAGTATTCCATTTTCTTCTTGGACTTGCATTAATAACTATAGTTTTCAAAAAACCCCTCCATAACTAGTTAATAATTAATATATAGTTAATGTTTAAAAAAAGTATTTAAAGAAATATAAGATTATTCAAGAAAAAAAATTAAAAGTAGTTAATAAAGGTGTGAATAAACACCTTCTTCAAAAATTGGTTATCTTTTTGCTTCGATAACAGTTTTTCCATTCATGTAAGGGACTAACACTTCAGGAACTTTAACACTACCGTCAGCCTGTTGATAGTTTTCCAAAATACAGCACATTGTTCTTTCAGTTGCAATAGCAGTACTGTTTAATGTGTGCAATGTTTGAGCATCACCTGAACCTGCTCTTCCGAAACGGGTTTTGGTTTTACGTGCCTGATAATCTTTACAGTTTGTACATGAAACCAATTCCCTGAATGCACCGGAACCTGGGAACCAAGCTTCCAAATCATATTTGATTGCCGCATTGTCATTTAATGCTGATGATACAATAGCTATAATCTGATATGGAAGACCTAATTTCTGATAAATCCTTTCTGTTACTTCCATCAAGTGATCATGCTGATTTCTAGAGTCTTCAGGTGTTGAATATATGAACTGTTCAATCTTTTCAAATTGATGGACTCTGAATATTCCTAATGTATCCTTACCGTGAGAACCTGCCTCTTTTCTAAAACAGGTTGAAAGTGCACAATATCTTAATGGTAAATCTTCTGGAGAAATAATTTCATCCCTGTGAAGAGCGGCCAATGTCTGTTCTGCAGTTGCAATAAGATACATGTCCTCATTTTCCACTTTATATAATGTCTCTTCGAATTCACCCAATTCAGAAGTTTCTGCTGCAACTTCACCTTTAACAAAGAATGGTGTTTGCATTGGAATATAACCTTCACTTTCAAGTTCTGATAAAGCAAATTGAATCAATGCCAAGTTTAAATGTAAGATATCTCTCTTCAAGTAGTAAAAACGAGCCCCTGCAATGCTTGCTGCAGTCTCAAGGTCTGCACCATCAATTTTATTAATCAAGTCCACATGATTTAACAGTTCAAAATCATGTTGCGGGATTTCACCAAATGTCCTAACCACCACATTATCGTCTTCAGTATCGGACACCGGCACATCTTCATCAATTATGTTTCCCACTTTATATCTATAATCATCTCTGAGCTTTAGGTATTCCGCATTTTTAGCAGTCAATTCTTTAATTTCTGCTGCTACCTCTTTAGACCTTTTGATTACCTCTTCCAAATTGCCTTCTTCCTTTGCCTTCTTGAATGATTTGGACAATTTATTTTTCTCAGACCTTAAAGAGTTAAGTTTCCTTTCACCTTCTCTCCAGAATGTATCATATTCAATTACTTTTTCAACATTATCTGTGTCTCTAAATCTTTTCTTTTCAGAGTCTATAATGATTTCAGGATTTTCTCTGAATAATTTTATATCTAACAATATTTTGTCCCCTAAAATATTTAATCACTATAAATTATGATTTTTCTATTTTTTAAAGTTAATGTTTGAATTATATACTAAACAGTATTTTTTAAAGAAATTTAAAAAAAAGTAGTAAAAAATATGGCACCGCCCACCATATTCAATTAATTATTTTAGAGCAATGTTTCTCTAAATGTTTCTTTTACATCATTTTTAATTTTATCAGAATAAGTTTCACCATCAACACCAATCATTGCTATTTCATACAATACCTTGTTTAATGATTTTCCTTTTTCTGTTAAAATGTACTTTACGTTTTTCCTATCGCATTTATCAACAATACGATGGATTAAACCATTTTTCTCCATATCTTTTAAGCAGTTGCTTAAAACTTTATTTGAAAGATCGGGTTTATCTTCTTTAAATTCATGAAAACGGGATTTACCAAAGAATAAATCACGTATGATCTGAATTACCCATTTTTTATTTATTAATTTAACAACTAATTCTATAGGACATGATTTAATATGCTTTAAGGTTTCCATGAGCATTACCTCCTAAAAAATAGATAGGTTATTATGACTTGTTATTCATCATATATAAACTTTACGGTATTGAAGTGACCAAAAGGTTACAAAAAGCTTTTATATACTATAAGTCTAAGTTGGAAGTAGAAGTTGCACGAATGTAACTTCTAAACTTTTGGAGATGGCAAAAAATAATAGAATAAACGAATGGAATGAAAATGAAATGTTTTCCCTCATCAAAATAGCACAAGATGTACTGAATGCCGGTTCAATTAAAACACAATATATTAAAACAAGTTGCTGTTCGATACAACAAAAATTACTGCAAGCCCGCGCAGTATCTATTCAAAACCAGTTGTCGTATCGATACAGAAATAGTAAGATCAATCAAGTCTTATTCAAATATTTGAAAAGACCAGTATAAACAAGTTGTGATTTGATTAAATCAAGTGCCAAAGAATAGTTAATCCCCATTTGGATTTCATTGGATTTCCCAATAAGGAATTTTTTGAGGTGACATTATGTCCCCCCCATTTTCCGAACCTCATATCCCAAGTTCAAATTCCTCCAAAATAAGGGTAAAATCAAAAAATTCCGCTATCTCTTTTATAGCAATTTTTCCTCCCATTCTTTGACTTTAAAACCAACTAAAACAAAATCATCCCCAACAAGTATTGGTCTTTTTACAAGTATGCCGTCGGTTGCCAACAAATCAAATTGTTCTTCTTCAGACAT
This DNA window, taken from uncultured Methanobrevibacter sp., encodes the following:
- a CDS encoding flavodoxin family protein; this encodes MKTIIINASPRKKWNTAEVLDAARKGAESVGSEVEYVNLYDLVFKGCRSCLICKRKDKTKGKCYWKDDLSPLIEKIFDSDALIIGSPIYFGQPTSEFRALVERLIFCIMSYDDGSSYYTGKVNVGIFYTMNAPLEFYEQSMKDSLSSTEFLFSFLNGEVISYPVCDTLQVHKYSEYNMAGFSQEAKEKQLILQFPNDLENAFEIAANLSKG
- a CDS encoding flavodoxin family protein produces the protein MKTIVINASPRRKWNTAQVMMEAAKGAESAGAEVEYIDLYKLELHGCMSCLVCKREGKDRCKCYWKDDVSPLIEKILDADTLLIGSPIYFNEPTSHYRALMERLIFCILSYDGFGSYYEGKVNVGLFFTMNAPEDYYETMMEQYLESSSEVFKMLNGEVKIYPVFNTLQVKDYSKYAMSAFDEEDKKLNHEKQFPVDLKSAFKIGAELSK
- the serS gene encoding serine--tRNA ligase encodes the protein MLDIKLFRENPEIIIDSEKKRFRDTDNVEKVIEYDTFWREGERKLNSLRSEKNKLSKSFKKAKEEGNLEEVIKRSKEVAAEIKELTAKNAEYLKLRDDYRYKVGNIIDEDVPVSDTEDDNVVVRTFGEIPQHDFELLNHVDLINKIDGADLETAASIAGARFYYLKRDILHLNLALIQFALSELESEGYIPMQTPFFVKGEVAAETSELGEFEETLYKVENEDMYLIATAEQTLAALHRDEIISPEDLPLRYCALSTCFRKEAGSHGKDTLGIFRVHQFEKIEQFIYSTPEDSRNQHDHLMEVTERIYQKLGLPYQIIAIVSSALNDNAAIKYDLEAWFPGSGAFRELVSCTNCKDYQARKTKTRFGRAGSGDAQTLHTLNSTAIATERTMCCILENYQQADGSVKVPEVLVPYMNGKTVIEAKR
- a CDS encoding helix-turn-helix domain-containing protein; its protein translation is METLKHIKSCPIELVVKLINKKWVIQIIRDLFFGKSRFHEFKEDKPDLSNKVLSNCLKDMEKNGLIHRIVDKCDRKNVKYILTEKGKSLNKVLYEIAMIGVDGETYSDKIKNDVKETFRETLL